The following are encoded in a window of Paenibacillus polymyxa genomic DNA:
- a CDS encoding asparaginase — MKKVLFINTGGTISSSYQENGLTPTQSAENILAEIPELKEICEIDAHNLMSIDSTNTQPEDWASIARMVHRSLDQYDGIVIAHGTDTMAYTASALSFMLGTVDKPVVVTGSQVSILAEHSDSKKNVIDSFLTACGEVAGVFVVFNGKIINGSRSSKIRTRSYNAFESINYPYIGLVENGKVVYTEGVFANRGTTRHPYNDGYASEVFLLRLIPGTNPAIFDAIQGLGYKGIVIEGFGMGGVPFKERSLISKIEELMKDGMSIVVTTQCPYEGGDLTIYEVGQKVLEKGVIPGYDMTTEALVTKMMWALGQTTDPAGVAKIMATNYADEVSLPADTASL, encoded by the coding sequence ATGAAAAAGGTTTTGTTCATTAATACCGGAGGGACCATTTCTTCCTCCTATCAGGAAAACGGCCTGACACCGACCCAATCGGCTGAAAATATTTTGGCGGAAATTCCGGAGCTGAAGGAGATTTGCGAGATTGATGCCCACAATCTGATGAGCATTGATAGCACAAATACACAACCTGAGGATTGGGCTTCTATCGCCCGGATGGTACATCGTTCGCTCGATCAATACGACGGTATTGTCATTGCACACGGCACGGATACGATGGCTTATACGGCTTCAGCCTTGAGCTTCATGCTGGGAACCGTAGACAAACCCGTCGTCGTGACAGGTTCGCAGGTTTCCATTTTGGCGGAGCACAGCGATTCCAAAAAAAATGTAATCGACTCATTCCTGACCGCATGTGGCGAGGTGGCCGGGGTTTTTGTCGTGTTTAACGGCAAAATTATTAACGGCAGCCGCAGCTCGAAGATCAGAACACGCAGCTATAATGCTTTTGAGAGTATTAACTATCCGTATATCGGACTCGTGGAGAACGGTAAGGTGGTCTATACGGAGGGCGTATTTGCAAATCGCGGTACCACTCGTCACCCATACAACGACGGGTATGCTTCGGAGGTATTTCTGCTCAGGCTGATTCCGGGTACGAATCCGGCGATTTTCGATGCCATTCAGGGCTTGGGCTATAAAGGTATCGTCATTGAGGGCTTTGGTATGGGTGGCGTTCCTTTTAAAGAAAGAAGCCTGATCAGCAAAATCGAGGAGCTGATGAAGGACGGTATGAGTATTGTCGTGACTACTCAATGTCCTTATGAGGGCGGGGATTTGACGATTTACGAAGTGGGGCAAAAGGTACTGGAGAAGGGCGTTATTCCGGGGTATGACATGACGACGGAAGCGCTGGTGACGAAAATGATGTGGGCGTTGGGACAGACGACCGACCCGGCAGGGGTAGCCAAGATTATGGCAACGAACTACGCAGACGAAGTTTCCTTGC